The following proteins come from a genomic window of Nitrospiria bacterium:
- a CDS encoding zf-HC2 domain-containing protein, whose product MDHDRLKEQLLMLYDGELSGTEAQEAADHLRSCPACRKEYADWERIARAFFKAPQVHMSSHFVRKVMKRIETLERPAGKKHPSLLRWLVPAMGMGFIVGIFTWSSVILQPPQVSIEALLLTNGRDTSGSQWIFQEEGPRAQDLLTMALEEQ is encoded by the coding sequence ATGGATCACGATCGGCTCAAAGAACAGCTTTTAATGCTGTATGACGGAGAACTTTCAGGAACGGAGGCTCAGGAAGCGGCGGACCACCTGAGATCCTGTCCGGCCTGCCGGAAAGAGTACGCCGATTGGGAACGGATCGCCCGGGCATTTTTTAAAGCGCCCCAGGTCCATATGTCATCCCATTTCGTCCGGAAGGTGATGAAGCGCATTGAGACCTTGGAGCGACCCGCCGGGAAAAAACACCCTTCCCTGCTCCGCTGGCTGGTTCCCGCCATGGGCATGGGTTTCATTGTCGGCATTTTTACCTGGAGCTCGGTTATTCTCCAACCTCCCCAGGTCTCCATCGAGGCACTGCTTTTGACAAACGGGCGGGACACCTCCGGCTCTCAATGGATCTTCCAGGAGGAAGGCCCAAGGGCCCAGGACTTGCTGACAATGGCTTTGGAGGAGCAATGA
- a CDS encoding RNA polymerase sigma factor — MGGSIEEREIIQKILSGQPEAYEALVRKHHIKMVRLCTFLLSNSADGEDAAQEIFLKAYRSLHQFRGEAAFSTWLHRITVNHCTDLMRARSRRDIESWEELAQREGDKLNQLLSEPSNPHQRLEASDLIERVLSHMPLKYKTVLVLREVQGLDYREIAGVLGCSVESVRAQLRRARENFKEKMRHFLGNDDV, encoded by the coding sequence TTGGGGGGATCTATCGAAGAACGTGAAATCATCCAGAAAATTTTATCCGGTCAGCCGGAGGCTTATGAAGCGCTTGTACGGAAGCACCATATAAAGATGGTCCGGCTTTGCACCTTCCTTCTTTCCAATTCCGCGGACGGCGAGGATGCGGCGCAGGAGATCTTTCTCAAGGCCTACCGCTCCCTCCACCAATTTCGCGGTGAAGCCGCCTTCTCCACCTGGCTCCATCGGATCACCGTCAACCATTGCACGGACCTCATGAGGGCCCGGTCCCGGCGGGACATCGAATCCTGGGAGGAACTGGCACAGCGTGAAGGCGACAAGCTCAACCAACTCCTCTCAGAGCCCTCCAACCCCCACCAAAGACTCGAAGCGTCCGATTTGATCGAGCGCGTGTTGTCTCATATGCCTTTGAAATACAAGACGGTTCTGGTCCTGCGGGAAGTTCAGGGGCTCGATTATCGGGAAATCGCCGGGGTCCTGGGCTGTTCCGTGGAGAGCGTCCGGGCGCAACTGCGGCGGGCCCGGGAAAATTTCAAGGAAAAAATGCGACACTTTTTAGGCAACGATGACGTCTAA